In the Bombiscardovia apis genome, TAGCATCAGTACTGCACCCATGATTGATGCGACGGCTGTAGCGTATGCAGGATAGGCCAGATTGCTCTGGGCCAGCCACGCGCCTGCCAGTGAGGATAGCAGTCCAGCAAGCAACTCTAATACGCTCAGGTGAGCAAAAACAGAGACCGCTTGAGTATCGGCTGACTCCCCCAACTGCTCATACACGTATGCTTCAAAAATGCCAGAGAGTAGAGCAATACTGAACCCGCTGAGACTATACGAACAAGCGAAACCGAAAAAGTCATGAGCAAGAGCAAACAATACTTTAGAAGCAGCATCGAGTGCAAAACCAGCGATAAGAGGCCAGCGGCGGTCTATACGGTCGGAGATGATGCCGGAGGGAATCTCCAGAATCATAATGGAAAATAAGAGAATGCTCTCCAGAGTAAAAATATGGCTGTAGCCTAATCCACGTGAAGCAAGATACACCGTGGAAACTGGTGAGTAGAAGAGCAAAAACGTGGCAATTTGGCCCACTGCAAGTATTGCAAGTGCAGGCGAGCGCCACAATATAGAGGCTGAAGCAAGCCACTGTTTCATAGCTCAAACCTCCGGCCAGTCAGGCTCAAGCATGAGCTGCCCTGCTCAGCTGACGAGGCCTGGTATTGCTGAGCTTCGTGATGGTTCTAGTAATCAGGCTTCATGGGTTGTCCTTCTTTCAGCACATTTAGTGTTGCTTCAGTCTACGCGAGAATATCCTCATCGCACAAGCTGCTGTCTAGGAGAATACAAGCACAGCAGCTTGAGGCAGAGGCTTGGCTTTCTAGGCTTACTTATCCTTGGAGAGGTAGGTGTCGATTTGGGATTGGTAGTGGGCTTTTTGCAGGCTTGGTATCCAGGAGACTTCGAAAGAGTTGCGGGCTAGTTGGGCGATTTGTTCTTTGCTGAGGTTGAATTGGCTGGCTAGAGCGTAGTAGTTATCGTTGATGTAGCCGCCGAAATAGGCTGGGTCGTCTGAGTTGACACAGATTTTGGCGCCCTTGCTCAAGAGTTCCAAAATTGCCTCGCCCTTCATCTTGGGAGAGGTATCTGTCCTAGCAGGCGGGCAGGAAGTGATGCCAATACCTTGCTTAACCGCGAAGTCTACTAGGTCAGGATCTTCCACGATGTTAGTTCCGTGGTCGATACGCTCCACGCCCATAATCTCCAAGGCCTGCTTAATGTGCTCGATAGAGTCCTTCTGGTCCACATCGCAGTGGGCGGTAATATGCAAACCAGCGGCCTGCGCATCCTCGAACTGGCGGGCGAACTTGAGGGGTGGATTGTTGTGTTCGTCGGAATCTAAGCCCACACCCACAATCCAATCCTTATAGGGCATGGCCTCTGCCAAGGTTTGGCGCGCTGACTCTTTGGAATAATCTCGCAGGAAACACATAACC is a window encoding:
- the add gene encoding adenosine deaminase, producing MTACEIRAFIDQLPKAELHLHVEGTLEPDLKLKLAQRNHIDIGQTTVEEVRKTYNFHDLPSFLSVYYPAMEVLQTEQDFYDLAYAYLQKAAANTVRHVEMFFDPQAHTSRGISFATVITGLHKAVVDAQDLGVDAALVMCFLRDYSKESARQTLAEAMPYKDWIVGVGLDSDEHNNPPLKFARQFEDAQAAGLHITAHCDVDQKDSIEHIKQALEIMGVERIDHGTNIVEDPDLVDFAVKQGIGITSCPPARTDTSPKMKGEAILELLSKGAKICVNSDDPAYFGGYINDNYYALASQFNLSKEQIAQLARNSFEVSWIPSLQKAHYQSQIDTYLSKDK